ATATCCATAAAGCGATTGCAACATCTGGGGGATCATGGCCGCTGTAGCAAAAGACCCGAAACCGAAGATGAAGTAGAACACCGACGCAATCGCGAAATTCGGATAACGCAGCAGACGCAGTTCAATAATCGGATCATCCGTCTTCAGCTCCCAGTAAATCGCTACCGCAAAGCACACCAGAGCAATAGCAAACAACCAGCAGATAAAGCGGCTCCCAAACCAGTCATCGATCTGGCCGCGGTCCAGCATAATTTCCAATGCAGCCGAACCCAGAGCAATCAGGCCGATTCCAACACCATCAATCTTGAACTGACCATTCTTCTTGGCTTTCTCCCGCTCTTCTTTGAAGACAGGAGGATCACTGACAAAACGGTTCGTAAGGTAGAGCGAGAGAATCCCCACCGGAATATTGATCAAAAATACCCATCGCCAGTTGTAGTTGTCCGTGATCCAACCGCCGAGAACAGGTCCAATCGCAGGAGCCGTCACGATCGCCACCGTATAAAGAGCAAAAGCCGAAGCTCGCTTCGCGGGAGGAAACGTATCCACCAGGATCGCCTGTTCTACCGGCGCAAGCCCTCCCCCACCAATCCCCTGCAACACGCGGCTCAGCAGCAGCACACCAAGCGACGGAGCAATGCCGCAGAAGAACGACGTCAGGGTAAACAGGGCCACGCAGGCCATGTAATAGTTCTTCCTTCCGAAGACCCGGCTTAACCACGCACTCATCGGCAGCACCACGGCGTTGGCCACCAGATACGTCGTCAGAATCCAGGTCACCTCGTCGAAGCTGCGCCCCAGGCCACCTGCGATATGCGGCAAGGACACGTTCGCGATGGACGTGTCCAACAACTCCATGAATGTCGCCAGCGTTACCGTAAGGGCGATCACCCACGGGTTGACGGCCTTCTTCGCAACCGCTGCGCGCGGAGGAGCCAATACCTGGACTGCACCCATCTCTGCCTTCTTTCAAAAAGCGACCA
This portion of the Edaphobacter sp. 4G125 genome encodes:
- a CDS encoding DHA2 family efflux MFS transporter permease subunit, coding for MGAVQVLAPPRAAVAKKAVNPWVIALTVTLATFMELLDTSIANVSLPHIAGGLGRSFDEVTWILTTYLVANAVVLPMSAWLSRVFGRKNYYMACVALFTLTSFFCGIAPSLGVLLLSRVLQGIGGGGLAPVEQAILVDTFPPAKRASAFALYTVAIVTAPAIGPVLGGWITDNYNWRWVFLINIPVGILSLYLTNRFVSDPPVFKEEREKAKKNGQFKIDGVGIGLIALGSAALEIMLDRGQIDDWFGSRFICWLFAIALVCFAVAIYWELKTDDPIIELRLLRYPNFAIASVFYFIFGFGSFATAAMIPQMLQSLYGYQAVDAGLVLGPGAFVITVLAPVGAQLVQRKIVHPRMLLAFSLVTISASMIYYSGLTLQTDYWHYAFARAFQGLGYAFFFVPLTVVAYSQLKPNENNRASSLTNLFRNWGGSFGISFATTMSERRQSFHQSVMSANLPASGAWLQDSIRQTTNYLMTQGYSHADAVRAATLRYYNQLTAQTSLLGFMDVFRAIGWVTLAVTPLLFFLQKFQLSGKPSGGH